The Thermomonospora amylolytica sequence ACGATCTGCGCGCCCTCCAGCTGGGCCAGCCGCGCCACGTGGAAGGCGATCGAGGCTTCGGTCAGGACGCCGGTGACCAGGATCCGCTTGCCTTCGAGAAGTCCCATCTCAGTGCCCCATCCCCAGTCCGCCGTCCACCGGGATCACGGCCCCGGTGATGTAGGAGGCGTCGTCGCCGGCCAGGAACCGCACCGCCTTGGCGACCTCCTCCGGCTCGGCGATCCGGCCGAGCGGGACCAGCGACTTGATCGCGTCCCGCCGCTCCTCGTCGAGCGCGCGGGTCATGTCGGTGTCGACGAAACCGGGCGCGACCACGTTCACGGTGACGTTGCGGGAGCCGAGCTCGCGGGCCAGCGACCGGGCGAAGCCCACCATCCCGGCCTTGGAGGCGGCGTAGTTGGTCTGCCCGGCCGAGCCCATCAGGCCCACCACCGACGACACCAGCACGATCCGGCCGTAGCGCTTGCGCATCATCTGCTTGGCGGCGCGCTTGGCGACCCGGAACGCCCCGGTCAGGTTGGTGTCCAGAACGGAGGTGAAGTCCTCCTCGCTCATGATCGCCAGCAGGGTGTCCCTGGTCATCCCCGCGTTGGCGACCAGCACCTGCACCGGGCCCTGCTCGGCCTCGACCTTGCCGAACGCCTCGTCGACCTCCTCGGCGCTGGTGACGTCGCACTTGACCCCGAACAGGCCCGCGGGCGGCTCCCCGGAGCGGTAGGTGACGGCCACCGCGTCGCCGGCGGCGGCCAGCTCCCGGGCGATCGCCAGGCCGATCCCGCGGTTGCCCCCCGTCACGAGGACGGACCGACTCATCTCATACCTCCTGGATCGTCCCCGCGCGGCGCTCGGGCCCGCGGGAGGCGCTGCGTGACAGGCGAACCGGTGCGTCGACCGGGCGCTGCGTCAGCGTTCGAGACTAGTG is a genomic window containing:
- the fabG gene encoding 3-oxoacyl-[acyl-carrier-protein] reductase; this encodes MSRSVLVTGGNRGIGLAIARELAAAGDAVAVTYRSGEPPAGLFGVKCDVTSAEEVDEAFGKVEAEQGPVQVLVANAGMTRDTLLAIMSEEDFTSVLDTNLTGAFRVAKRAAKQMMRKRYGRIVLVSSVVGLMGSAGQTNYAASKAGMVGFARSLARELGSRNVTVNVVAPGFVDTDMTRALDEERRDAIKSLVPLGRIAEPEEVAKAVRFLAGDDASYITGAVIPVDGGLGMGH